The sequence TTCATGTCAGAAGAAGCCAAAAGATGAGTAAATATTGGCCCAAGAGAATGAGTAGATTGACCATTTGAAGTAGGTCTCTTGTACACGTTGTGCCATCTCAATAATTCACTTGTCTTAATTAtttgtttccaaaaaaaaaaaaacaataataataataacattaaaataCAATACTCTTGGCTGTATTATCATGATGTCATCATTCGCGACCTTTGCTTCTCTGGCTTTGCTGTGAGGTTCTAGTAGGAATGGCTCTAGCAGTTTTTATCCTAGCTGTAAAGTTGTAAGACTTTGGAGATAACTACTATCATATTCTTGTCGTCAGCAACATTTGCCAATTTGATGAATGTTGTTTTGATACTTTATATACAGTGCATCCATTCGACGATCCATTTCACGTGACCATACTTCATTTCCTCACACTGCAGGTGTCTGAGTGGGGGAAGATGAGCATGTGTGACGCAGAGAGGCGACTCCTTGCAAATGCACTGCTAGACATCTCGAACGAATGGTTCATCCTGCTGTCAGAATCATGCATACCAGTCTACAATTTCAGCACAATATACCAATACTTCATGAGGTCGAATTACAGTTATGTTGGGGCTTTTGATGATCAGGGCCCTTTTGGAAGAGGCCGCTACAACATTCTCATGGCACCCGAGGTTAACATCTCACAGTGGCGCAAGGGCTCCCAATGGTTTGAAGTGAACAGAGAACTTGCGGTCACCATGGTAAGAGATACCATATTCTACCCAAAATTCGAAGCATTCTGCAAACCTCATTGCTATGTGGACGAGCACTACTTCCCGACAATGCTCACCATCGAAGCACCTCACTTGCTAGCAAATAGAACTGTAACCTGGGTAGACTGGTCGAGAGGTGGCGCTCACCCGGCCACATTTGGGAGGGTTGACATCACAGAAGGATTTCTGAAGAGAATTCGCGAGGGGAACACTTGTTTATACAATGACCAGCCCACCGATATCTGCCATCTCTTCGCCCGAAAGTTTTCTCCGAGCGCACTGGAGCCTCTGCTACAATTAGCACCCGGTCATCTTGGCTTCGGTGATCGAAGAGAAGATCCGGGGACATGAtcaaagattatatatatacaaaacacCATGTTTCGTCACTGACAAAATACCGGCATCCTAATTTCTGAACTTCTTcctgttgtattgtattgtacAGTTAAAAACAGCCAGTAACTTGTTAAttctctatatttatatatatcatattcacagGGTTTAAGTCCGATAATTCATCGGTGcatatgattatttaattttatttattaagttatTGATATGGACATTTGAAGGTTGAATTTGGCCATGCATGCTCAGGACCTCTAGTTTCTTGTAGATGAAGCATACAAATGCAGTGTTAATTGAAGGTTGACTGACCGAATGTGAACATTGTAGGTTTGGTTGTTTCCATCACTGTTGCTATTAAAATAATGAACTTTGGGACTTTGGGTGGTTGCTCAAAGTCTAAGTAAATGGTTTATCtctagaatatatatatatatatttttaattcttttccaCTGGATTCAAAGTTCAGATCCTTTTGAAAAGTCTTTCATTGATTTTTGTCAAACATTGAGTGCTTGGTATTCTAGATGCTCATTTGTCCCTCATCCaccaaattacttaattattCATAACGTGTTTTATGAgccataataaaatattaattagtttGTCAAGTCCCTTGTTTAGAATTACACAAATTCTCTTTGGTtgttaaaaatgaataattattgcCTAAATCATTAGATTACtttcaaaacaaattttagTCAAATCTCTATATTTGAATATAACCACATATTTactacataaataatattttgtaatatagagtttattttataaaagattataatactgggttataaaataaaataatatagcataattttattatataaaaagtgCAAGTAATCATTACAGAAATTatgacatattttatttattaataaaataaaaaattattacataataaatgtttgatcactatatatatatatatataaaagaaccatttacttttaattaaaaattctttGCGTAAAGTGATTACATATacctattaaataattaaaaattggtAAACTATTTTGGCGTGTAGTTGGTGTTACTTTCActtaaataattagaaattgATAAGCTATTTTGGCGTGTAGTTGGTGTTACTTTCACAAGAACTAGTCCATTATGGCCTGCTCAGGTGCTGAAGATATACTCGAATAATTCTGAATCATAGTGAGAACCAAGCGCCCTGGTCAAGATGGCATGAGGATTAGACTGAAAACCTGTTGTTGGTGCTCTCTCAactgattaattttttttttagaagccaatccaaataagtcttattttttaaaatatatatataaaatattgctTCTCAACTGGgatttcatattattaatattgttattattattattattaaataaaaatgtacaTAAAAATTAGTTATACCTATACAAAACACTATTATAAACCTCCAACACCTCCCCCTctaaatataatacaaatatatttattttccctctatatataacatttaattttctcaaaaattaaaattactattaCTTTTTCATTGGTCCTTTTTGAGCGGAGAAGGAGACGGTTGGAGGAGCTCCGACTCCGATGAAGGTCGGCAATGGAGACTAGGGCAATCCTCATCCAAAGAGAAGCGTTTCCCCTTCGCCATGATCCTTCGGACATAGCAATTCAAGAAGACGAGAAGAAGGGCAGCATTGAGGACAGAGTTGAAGACCCAAGCACCGATCCCATTGCAACCTCCTTTCCAGAAATGAAGGAGAAGAACGCCGAGATGACAAGCGAGATTGCAACCCAGCAACGCGATCTGTGAAGCGAGCACGACGGGGAAACAACAAGATCCGGTGCCGACCCAGAATCGATAGCCGAAGACGACGATGTAGGCGAGGGTGGAGGAGAGGATAGCGAGGACTTGGAAAGATTGGGAGAATTCGAGCCAGAGAAAGGACATGCAGAGATGGATTGAGTGGTTGAGGAGACGAGAGAAGGTGAGGCGGCGACGGCGGAGGATGGAGATGAAGGTGCGGAGGAGATGGAGGAATCGAGAGAGATAGAAGGCGTAGGACCAGAAGAAGACCCGGCCGGTTGGGCGAGTGCCGAGAGGGAAACAGAGGAGCCATTGAAGAGGGGTTTTGGATCGGCGCCAGAACCAGCGCGTGTCGCGGATCTCGGCCAAGGAGGAGAGGAGGAGACCGAGGAAGATGGTGGCGGAGACGAAGACCATGGCGAGAGAGTGGATGGCTGGGAGTGGGCCGAGAGGGATCGGACGTCGCCGGCCGAAGAGGGAGAGGGTGAGATGAAGGAAGAGGGAGGTGATGAGGTAGATGGCGATGGAGGAGAAGAGGAATGACCAGGTTGAGCCGAAGGAAGCGGCGTGGCTC comes from Dioscorea cayenensis subsp. rotundata cultivar TDr96_F1 chromosome 15, TDr96_F1_v2_PseudoChromosome.rev07_lg8_w22 25.fasta, whole genome shotgun sequence and encodes:
- the LOC120278125 gene encoding glycosyltransferase BC10-like; protein product: MQSRVLTLEDGKEPLQRPQAKALPMRIVKVLAFFLCLGIVFSAISVYLTRYYGVYSVVSKPLVGLQPCIEAMDALTRWIKPPSSLMHTMSDEELLWRASFVPRVKKYPFQRVPKVAFLFLTIGPLPLAPLWETFLKGNEGLYSVYIHSLPSYRAEFPSSSAFYHRQIPSQVSEWGKMSMCDAERRLLANALLDISNEWFILLSESCIPVYNFSTIYQYFMRSNYSYVGAFDDQGPFGRGRYNILMAPEVNISQWRKGSQWFEVNRELAVTMVRDTIFYPKFEAFCKPHCYVDEHYFPTMLTIEAPHLLANRTVTWVDWSRGGAHPATFGRVDITEGFLKRIREGNTCLYNDQPTDICHLFARKFSPSALEPLLQLAPGHLGFGDRREDPGT
- the LOC120276890 gene encoding elongation of fatty acids protein 3-like — encoded protein: MSSALRYWFAEHPAIVSFRWSHAASFGSTWSFLFSSIAIYLITSLFLHLTLSLFGRRRPIPLGPLPAIHSLAMVFVSATIFLGLLLSSLAEIRDTRWFWRRSKTPLQWLLCFPLGTRPTGRVFFWSYAFYLSRFLHLLRTFISILRRRRLTFSRLLNHSIHLCMSFLWLEFSQSFQVLAILSSTLAYIVVFGYRFWVGTGSCCFPVVLASQIALLGCNLACHLGVLLLHFWKGGCNGIGAWVFNSVLNAALLLVFLNCYVRRIMAKGKRFSLDEDCPSLHCRPSSESELLQPSPSPLKKDQ